A genome region from Streptomyces xanthophaeus includes the following:
- a CDS encoding winged helix-turn-helix domain-containing protein: MTTAIPAPALRRSPAPRLQLVGDRPPVVPADESDGGRVAYLVFLPANVDPVVVMSAHGIRPEIRPLAPGTPPAPEPEPARHPEPDHSDDAIRVDRARRLVEVDGRELDLTYLEFDLLAHLVAHPYTVHTRDALISGIWGYGHIGDGRTVDVHVARLRRKLGPVHRDRISTVRRVGYRYVPDHR, translated from the coding sequence GTGACCACCGCAATTCCCGCACCCGCCCTCCGCCGTTCCCCGGCCCCGCGCCTCCAACTGGTCGGCGACCGTCCGCCCGTCGTCCCCGCCGACGAGAGCGACGGCGGCCGCGTCGCATACCTCGTGTTCCTGCCCGCGAACGTCGACCCGGTGGTGGTGATGAGCGCGCACGGCATACGCCCGGAGATCCGCCCCCTCGCGCCCGGGACGCCTCCGGCCCCCGAGCCGGAGCCGGCTCGGCACCCGGAACCCGATCACTCCGACGACGCGATCCGGGTCGACCGCGCGCGGCGGCTGGTCGAGGTCGACGGGCGCGAACTCGATCTCACCTACCTGGAGTTCGACCTGCTGGCCCACCTCGTGGCGCACCCGTACACGGTCCACACCCGTGACGCCCTCATCTCGGGCATCTGGGGTTATGGGCACATCGGCGACGGCCGTACCGTCGATGTCCACGTGGCCAGGCTGCGCCGCAAGCTCGGCCCCGTTCACCGCGACCGCATATCCACCGTGCGCCGCGTCGGCTACCGGTACGTTCC
- a CDS encoding putative leader peptide, which translates to MQVRGLSAVISYPISREVLTRARRAPHHVAMSPSQPLLVRRRHVDFRRVASAVCRPV; encoded by the coding sequence ATGCAGGTCAGAGGCCTGTCGGCGGTTATTTCCTATCCAATCAGTAGGGAAGTGTTGACGCGTGCCCGCCGCGCACCCCACCATGTGGCCATGTCCCCGTCGCAGCCGTTGCTCGTACGCCGCAGGCACGTTGACTTCCGTCGCGTCGCCAGCGCCGTCTGCCGACCCGTTTAG
- a CDS encoding acyl-CoA dehydrogenase: MPTTPGTAGHRSTDSQRRALLRTARDVADDLAADAIVRDQAGKEPTDETARLREAGLPAALTPPGPGRGADWATGCAVIREIAAADSSVGDVLARHYVHTWSGRFYASPEHATALEEESVRGQWLWTGAVRTPRPDDDAEGPDLTLRRHATGYVLSGRRAVDTAVATADQIVVDAVCAANGEVLVVRIPPGARGVTVEPAHDRLGQRVAGAGEVVLDRVTVTPEQVLGRRPHDEESTAPFTALAEPALRLALCHVGLGIAEGALTEARDLSRGGRAHRLPGEDPDLFLTYGELASAAQTATAVVDRATDVMAQALDAGPHLDAEGAAGVAALVATAETVTSKAALRITARVLELADAPGLDRFWRNARVLTAHRPVAHRLRSIGEHYLNGSHRPVAAFR; the protein is encoded by the coding sequence GTGCCGACGACACCGGGCACCGCCGGCCACCGATCCACCGACTCACAGCGCCGCGCACTCCTGCGTACCGCCCGCGATGTGGCGGACGACCTCGCAGCGGACGCCATCGTCCGCGATCAGGCGGGCAAGGAACCGACCGACGAGACGGCCCGGCTGCGCGAGGCCGGCCTGCCGGCGGCGCTCACCCCGCCCGGGCCGGGCCGCGGGGCGGACTGGGCCACCGGATGCGCCGTCATACGGGAGATCGCCGCGGCGGACAGCTCGGTCGGCGACGTACTCGCCCGCCACTACGTGCACACGTGGAGCGGACGTTTCTACGCGAGCCCCGAGCACGCGACCGCCCTCGAAGAGGAGTCGGTGCGCGGGCAGTGGCTGTGGACCGGCGCGGTCCGCACTCCTCGGCCCGACGACGACGCGGAGGGACCGGACCTCACGCTCAGGCGGCACGCCACCGGCTACGTGCTGAGCGGGCGCCGGGCCGTGGACACCGCGGTGGCCACGGCCGACCAGATCGTGGTCGACGCCGTCTGCGCCGCGAACGGCGAGGTCCTCGTCGTACGGATCCCACCCGGCGCACGGGGCGTGACGGTCGAGCCCGCCCACGATCGCCTCGGGCAGCGCGTCGCCGGCGCGGGCGAGGTCGTCCTCGACCGGGTCACCGTCACGCCCGAGCAGGTACTGGGCCGCCGGCCGCACGACGAGGAGTCGACCGCACCCTTCACCGCGCTCGCGGAGCCGGCGCTCCGGCTCGCCCTGTGCCACGTCGGCCTCGGCATCGCCGAGGGCGCCCTCACCGAGGCGCGCGACCTCAGCAGGGGCGGCCGCGCACACCGGCTTCCCGGCGAGGACCCGGATCTCTTCCTGACCTACGGGGAACTCGCCTCCGCCGCCCAGACGGCCACCGCCGTGGTCGACCGGGCGACGGACGTGATGGCGCAGGCCCTCGACGCGGGGCCGCACCTCGACGCGGAAGGAGCCGCGGGCGTCGCAGCCCTGGTCGCCACGGCCGAGACCGTGACGTCGAAGGCCGCCCTGCGCATCACCGCCCGGGTGCTGGAACTCGCCGACGCGCCCGGCCTGGACCGGTTCTGGCGCAACGCCCGGGTCCTGACGGCCCACCGCCCTGTCGCGCACCGCCTGCGTTCCATCGGCGAGCACTACCTCAACGGCTCCCACCGCCCGGTGGCCGCCTTCCGCTGA
- a CDS encoding RrF2 family transcriptional regulator: MRISARADYAVRAALQLAASQDDGPVKAEAIADAQDIPHKFLEGILNDMRRGGLVLSQRGGNGGYRLAKPAQSISVADVIRVVDGPLVSVRGVRPPDLSYTGPAQALLPLWIALRANVREILDGVTLADIASADLPADVSALADTPGAWTNP; the protein is encoded by the coding sequence ATGCGGATCTCAGCCAGGGCGGACTATGCGGTACGGGCCGCGCTGCAGCTTGCCGCGTCACAGGATGACGGGCCGGTGAAGGCAGAGGCCATCGCCGACGCCCAGGACATCCCGCACAAGTTCCTCGAGGGCATCCTGAACGACATGCGCCGGGGCGGTCTCGTGCTCAGCCAGCGAGGCGGGAACGGCGGCTACCGGCTGGCCAAGCCCGCTCAATCCATCAGCGTCGCGGATGTGATCCGCGTCGTGGACGGACCGCTCGTCTCGGTGCGCGGAGTCCGCCCGCCGGACCTGTCCTACACCGGCCCCGCCCAGGCGCTGCTCCCCCTGTGGATCGCGCTGCGGGCCAATGTGCGCGAGATCCTCGACGGCGTGACGCTCGCCGACATCGCGTCGGCCGATCTGCCCGCCGACGTATCGGCACTGGCCGACACCCCCGGCGCCTGGACCAATCCCTAA
- a CDS encoding putative leader peptide, translated as MRTLHHAGRMLPLTSRRHIDLVRTSSAICQSG; from the coding sequence GTGCGAACACTGCACCACGCAGGCCGGATGCTGCCTCTGACCTCCCGCCGGCACATCGACCTGGTCCGCACGTCCAGCGCCATCTGTCAGTCCGGCTGA
- a CDS encoding ABC transporter substrate-binding protein, producing the protein MSAARPLTALRAIAVTVTLPLLLTACGYGSEAKKEDDKSADTAADAGKKLSASEVRIGYFPNLTHATALVGLQEGLIEKELNGTKIKPQSFNAGPSEIEALNGGSLDIGFIGPSPSINGYVKSKGSNLRIISGSASGGVKLVVNPDKIKTLDDLKGKKIATPQKGNTQDVAFLNWISEKGWKVDPESGKGDVSVVRTDNKVTPDAFKQGSIDGAWVPEPTASKLVSDGGSVLLDETSLWPDKKFVITNIIVSQKFLEEHPDVVEAVLRGTVKTNEWIHANQDKAKASANARLEAEGGKPLDAKVIDPAWPSIAITDDPLAATLKTQSEWAVKAKLIEEPDLAGIYDLTLLNKVLKAAGKPEVSDAGLGAK; encoded by the coding sequence GTGTCTGCCGCAAGACCGCTCACCGCCCTGCGTGCCATCGCCGTCACCGTGACCCTTCCCCTCCTCCTCACCGCTTGCGGCTACGGCTCCGAGGCGAAGAAGGAGGACGACAAGTCCGCCGACACCGCGGCCGATGCAGGCAAGAAGCTGTCCGCCTCCGAGGTCCGGATCGGGTACTTCCCCAACCTCACCCACGCCACCGCGCTGGTCGGCCTCCAGGAAGGCCTGATCGAGAAGGAACTCAACGGCACCAAGATCAAGCCGCAGTCCTTCAACGCCGGCCCGTCCGAGATCGAAGCCCTCAACGGCGGCTCTCTCGACATCGGCTTCATCGGCCCCTCGCCGTCCATCAACGGCTACGTCAAGTCCAAGGGCTCCAACCTGCGGATCATCTCCGGATCCGCCTCCGGCGGCGTCAAGCTCGTCGTCAACCCGGACAAGATCAAAACCCTCGACGACCTCAAGGGCAAGAAGATCGCCACCCCCCAGAAGGGGAACACCCAGGACGTCGCCTTCCTCAACTGGATCTCCGAGAAGGGCTGGAAGGTCGACCCCGAATCCGGCAAGGGCGACGTCTCCGTCGTCCGCACCGACAACAAGGTCACCCCCGACGCCTTCAAGCAGGGCTCCATCGACGGCGCCTGGGTCCCCGAACCCACCGCCTCCAAGCTCGTCTCCGACGGCGGCTCCGTCCTCCTCGACGAGACCAGCCTGTGGCCCGACAAGAAGTTCGTGATCACGAACATCATCGTGTCGCAGAAGTTCCTCGAGGAGCACCCCGACGTCGTCGAGGCCGTGCTACGCGGCACCGTGAAGACCAACGAGTGGATCCACGCCAACCAGGACAAGGCCAAGGCCTCCGCCAACGCACGCCTCGAAGCCGAAGGCGGCAAGCCCCTCGACGCCAAGGTCATCGACCCCGCCTGGCCCAGCATCGCCATCACCGACGACCCGCTGGCCGCCACCCTGAAGACCCAGTCCGAATGGGCGGTCAAGGCCAAGCTCATCGAGGAGCCCGACCTCGCCGGCATCTACGACCTCACACTCCTCAACAAGGTCCTCAAGGCCGCCGGCAAGCCCGAGGTCTCCGACGCCGGCCTCGGCGCCAAGTAG
- a CDS encoding DUF6243 family protein, which produces MTVSKNINNPVGQGGGQRKRLSRAERQNNGPHRNLDRRGAADQKAELVRKMREKAGAAEGTGQAGDDTAQG; this is translated from the coding sequence GTGACCGTGAGCAAGAACATCAACAACCCCGTGGGCCAGGGCGGCGGCCAGCGCAAGAGGCTGTCCCGCGCCGAACGGCAGAACAACGGTCCGCACCGCAACCTCGACCGCCGGGGCGCGGCCGACCAGAAGGCGGAGCTGGTGCGCAAGATGCGCGAGAAGGCGGGCGCCGCCGAGGGCACCGGGCAGGCGGGCGACGACACCGCACAGGGCTGA
- a CDS encoding PadR family transcriptional regulator, which yields MFDRGPARGRTDRRAPPSTRLPVRPRHAPFWPRAQSKLYEEPKKLVRHGLAEATKEAVGRRPRTVYTITAEGRRALADWLPRPSAGPVLESEQLLKVFFADSGTSADTLATLQAARAWAEERNQGNVAVAHAHLAGRAPFQERAAQTLLVGRFLTDYYRLVASWAEWAEAVVRQWPDDPADATPDPAEIAETVRRASWSD from the coding sequence GTGTTCGATAGGGGCCCAGCGCGCGGTCGAACCGATCGGCGTGCTCCGCCCAGTACGCGCCTTCCTGTCCGTCCCAGGCACGCGCCCTTCTGGCCCCGAGCCCAGAGCAAGCTCTACGAGGAGCCGAAGAAGCTGGTCCGCCACGGCCTGGCCGAGGCGACGAAGGAGGCGGTCGGGCGGCGGCCGCGCACCGTCTACACCATCACCGCCGAAGGGCGGCGCGCGCTGGCCGACTGGCTGCCCCGACCGAGCGCAGGGCCGGTACTGGAGTCCGAACAGCTGCTGAAGGTGTTCTTCGCCGATTCCGGAACCAGCGCCGACACCCTGGCCACCCTCCAGGCCGCCCGCGCCTGGGCCGAAGAGCGGAACCAGGGCAATGTGGCGGTGGCGCACGCCCATCTCGCCGGCCGGGCCCCGTTCCAGGAAAGGGCCGCTCAGACCCTGCTCGTCGGCCGCTTCCTCACCGACTACTACCGACTCGTCGCCAGCTGGGCCGAGTGGGCCGAGGCCGTCGTCCGGCAGTGGCCCGACGACCCTGCGGACGCCACCCCCGACCCGGCTGAGATCGCCGAGACCGTGCGACGGGCGAGCTGGAGCGATTGA
- a CDS encoding class I SAM-dependent methyltransferase: protein MVDIGCGTGETTRDVAGQASSGLALGVDLSAAMLRVARRRAADEGLHNADFMQADAQVHAFSPASFDVAVSRTGTMFFADPVAAFRNIGRALRPGGRLVQLVWQPPTGNEWLLSFARALAAGRPLPTPPPDAPGPFSMADPTRVRTVLGAAGFTEILLEPHSEAMWFGQDAADAERFVLGLHGWMLDGLDAEGRSRAVDDLRTTLTAHETGDGVLYASATWIIRATRP from the coding sequence GTGGTGGACATCGGCTGCGGGACCGGCGAGACCACCCGCGACGTCGCGGGACAGGCGAGCAGCGGCCTTGCGCTGGGCGTGGACCTGTCGGCCGCGATGCTGCGGGTCGCCCGGCGGCGAGCGGCGGACGAGGGGCTGCACAACGCCGACTTCATGCAGGCGGACGCCCAGGTCCACGCCTTCTCCCCCGCATCGTTCGACGTGGCCGTCAGCCGCACCGGGACGATGTTCTTCGCCGACCCGGTCGCCGCGTTCCGCAACATCGGGAGGGCGCTGCGCCCGGGCGGACGACTCGTGCAGCTGGTCTGGCAACCGCCGACGGGCAACGAGTGGCTCCTCTCCTTCGCTCGGGCCCTGGCCGCCGGACGGCCGTTGCCCACACCCCCGCCCGACGCTCCGGGGCCGTTCTCGATGGCCGACCCCACGCGCGTACGGACCGTTCTCGGCGCTGCGGGCTTCACGGAAATCCTGCTGGAGCCGCACAGCGAGGCGATGTGGTTCGGTCAGGACGCGGCCGACGCGGAGCGTTTCGTGCTCGGCCTGCACGGCTGGATGCTGGACGGTCTCGATGCCGAGGGCCGGAGCCGTGCTGTCGACGACTTGCGTACTACGCTCACCGCCCACGAGACCGGCGACGGCGTCCTCTACGCCTCGGCAACCTGGATCATCCGGGCGACCCGCCCCTGA
- a CDS encoding CHAT domain-containing protein: MRLRSRHRPWRYEDIQARPTHLHDRGWRTARLAAAAVPLLIVVRQGPSDLGPAPDVLRLLLAVLILVRAVTGERRMRAISRATRRQQCRTEAVLLLAGTGVATLLPPAGADPSLGEVVLWAAVAAAVTLLGCLREFRTWPQVGGVSSPWVRCFGRLRTWFCYGWTPALIAVVQPDAGALLPAATVMTVLEIGFALIALRTGDWALRADAAVALLTTRIARDRFPLGLYAIMHERWWETATRPPHQPDLALWELWLRHRELLSSRTAYAAVPMVWRPVSAVPASEGEPWISAAEAAAESLRWLCHQHTGADSTRHRELWSTARIVTAMTAMVRAEASRTAGEFDYALRNRLHAAELYAAAGLDGNAAAARCLAADVLLFDLQRPEEARSELEQVADRADLPRAVTCLSLVLKAAAGDRAAGRAAARMMPLALRSAQGLFDELPTWLPFGSHLHQEIAFVRLVEQRFAGIADTLGPSLPAQARARSMYSTFLDRYEMPAAHDLRQALQRARECQESGSPAARGIAEDVATVARSVGDLPQEAEAHRLLARLAEAERRWPDLTAELLAIVDLVERLRERVSDGDTRIDLDLTPSCAQLIELIADGQAAHLTPADAVELAERSRSRLLLEVFGSSVSPELPQQLARLRDRERGTEQGRVRDGVLPRPGRPASAHMDIYPAHQRRYRAAREAVWAELEESGPLGAAYVRHRRGAPATYQELRAVLPPGVVLCELVRRGSRMLALVVRADRPAPAVFAVPLDEDPDLLPLPAPDGPARWGAPLQPLLRAVAEQCAPGETLWLVPDGPLHGLPLHAVEVDGVPLGERNPLCVTPSASLLRHRLGRDRESDVRRALIMADPDGDLPHARAEAHLVGALMPRAEVHTGPSATRHRLLERLGAEPYDVLHLACHYGFDRAQPSGSAVRLADGRLTVEDFLPVRLDGSLVVVSGCETGGQQYRRGNELIGLTRALLHAGARAVIVSQWSVDDVSTALLMAGFYRELGRGRPVGAALSAARSGVRRMSFRDAVAQCERLRNLPENQPIAVRLGHDLAQLRLRAGDTAEALKEIARLLPDTGQGTEEHRALTDLKRQVRFQHGRLSSDYSLPAFASPFFWAPFTLVGDWR; the protein is encoded by the coding sequence ATGCGGCTGCGCAGCCGGCACCGGCCATGGCGCTACGAGGACATCCAGGCCCGTCCCACCCACCTGCACGATCGCGGGTGGCGCACGGCCCGGCTGGCCGCGGCCGCCGTACCGCTGCTGATCGTGGTCCGGCAGGGGCCGTCGGACCTGGGGCCGGCCCCCGACGTCCTGCGGTTGCTCCTCGCCGTGCTCATCCTCGTGCGCGCGGTGACCGGCGAACGGCGCATGCGCGCGATCAGCCGGGCTACGAGGCGCCAGCAGTGCCGCACCGAGGCCGTGCTGCTGTTGGCGGGGACAGGAGTGGCGACGCTGCTGCCGCCGGCCGGAGCGGATCCCTCCCTGGGAGAGGTGGTTCTGTGGGCGGCGGTGGCCGCCGCGGTCACCCTCCTCGGCTGCCTGCGCGAGTTCCGCACATGGCCGCAGGTAGGGGGAGTGTCGTCACCCTGGGTACGGTGCTTCGGCCGCCTCCGGACCTGGTTCTGCTACGGCTGGACGCCGGCGCTGATCGCCGTGGTTCAGCCGGATGCCGGCGCGCTCCTGCCCGCGGCGACGGTCATGACCGTCCTGGAGATCGGCTTCGCCCTCATCGCGCTGCGGACCGGTGACTGGGCCCTGCGCGCGGATGCGGCGGTCGCACTCCTGACGACGCGGATCGCCCGCGACCGTTTCCCCCTCGGCCTCTACGCGATCATGCACGAGCGGTGGTGGGAAACGGCGACACGGCCACCGCACCAACCCGACCTGGCGCTGTGGGAACTGTGGCTGCGCCACCGTGAACTGCTGTCCTCCCGCACGGCGTACGCCGCGGTGCCGATGGTCTGGCGGCCCGTGAGCGCCGTGCCCGCCTCGGAGGGGGAGCCGTGGATCAGCGCCGCCGAGGCAGCCGCCGAGTCGCTGCGCTGGCTCTGCCACCAGCACACCGGAGCGGATTCCACCCGGCACCGGGAACTGTGGTCCACCGCGCGGATCGTCACGGCGATGACCGCGATGGTCCGGGCGGAAGCGAGCCGCACCGCAGGGGAGTTCGACTACGCACTCCGCAACCGCCTTCACGCAGCCGAGCTGTATGCCGCCGCCGGCCTCGACGGCAACGCCGCAGCCGCTCGTTGCCTCGCCGCCGACGTGCTGCTCTTCGACCTGCAACGCCCGGAGGAAGCCCGAAGCGAGCTGGAACAGGTCGCCGACCGGGCGGATCTGCCCAGGGCGGTGACCTGTCTGAGCCTGGTGCTGAAGGCGGCGGCGGGCGACAGGGCCGCGGGCCGGGCCGCCGCCCGCATGATGCCGCTCGCCCTGCGGTCCGCCCAAGGACTGTTCGACGAGCTGCCGACCTGGCTGCCGTTCGGCAGCCACCTTCACCAGGAGATCGCGTTCGTGCGGTTGGTCGAGCAGCGCTTCGCCGGCATCGCCGACACACTCGGTCCGAGTCTTCCCGCCCAGGCCCGGGCGCGCAGCATGTACAGCACCTTCCTCGACCGCTACGAGATGCCCGCCGCCCATGACCTGCGTCAGGCGCTGCAGCGCGCGCGGGAGTGCCAGGAGAGCGGATCCCCCGCCGCGCGGGGAATCGCCGAGGACGTGGCCACCGTCGCCCGCTCCGTCGGCGACCTGCCGCAGGAGGCGGAGGCCCACCGGCTGCTGGCCCGGCTCGCCGAGGCGGAGCGCCGCTGGCCGGACCTCACCGCCGAACTCCTGGCCATTGTGGATCTCGTCGAGCGGCTGCGGGAACGCGTCAGTGACGGCGACACCCGCATCGACCTGGACCTCACCCCCTCCTGCGCGCAGCTGATCGAGCTCATCGCCGACGGGCAGGCTGCCCACCTCACCCCGGCCGACGCCGTCGAGCTGGCCGAACGCAGCCGGTCACGACTGCTGCTGGAGGTGTTCGGCTCCTCCGTCTCACCTGAACTCCCGCAGCAACTCGCGAGGTTGCGCGACCGGGAACGCGGGACGGAGCAAGGACGAGTACGGGACGGAGTCCTCCCGCGTCCCGGCCGGCCCGCCTCCGCGCACATGGACATCTACCCCGCCCATCAGCGGCGCTACCGCGCGGCCCGCGAAGCGGTCTGGGCGGAACTGGAGGAGTCCGGGCCGCTCGGCGCGGCCTACGTCCGACACCGGCGTGGAGCACCGGCCACCTACCAGGAACTGCGCGCGGTGCTGCCGCCGGGCGTAGTGCTCTGTGAACTCGTCCGCCGCGGCTCGCGGATGCTGGCGCTGGTGGTGCGCGCCGACCGGCCGGCACCTGCGGTCTTCGCAGTGCCGCTGGACGAGGACCCGGACCTGCTCCCTCTGCCCGCACCGGACGGTCCGGCCCGCTGGGGGGCTCCGTTGCAGCCCCTTCTGCGGGCGGTGGCCGAGCAGTGCGCACCCGGAGAGACCCTGTGGCTGGTGCCGGACGGGCCCCTGCACGGCCTGCCGCTGCACGCGGTGGAGGTGGACGGGGTCCCGCTCGGCGAGCGCAATCCGCTCTGCGTCACCCCCAGTGCCTCGCTGCTGAGGCACCGGCTCGGCCGGGACCGGGAATCGGACGTCCGGCGGGCGCTGATCATGGCCGATCCGGACGGCGACCTGCCGCACGCTCGGGCCGAAGCCCATCTCGTCGGCGCCCTCATGCCCCGGGCCGAGGTGCACACCGGCCCTTCCGCGACCCGCCACCGGCTCCTGGAGAGACTGGGCGCGGAGCCGTACGACGTACTCCACCTCGCCTGCCACTACGGCTTCGACCGGGCACAGCCCTCCGGTTCGGCGGTCCGTCTGGCCGACGGGCGGCTGACCGTTGAGGACTTCCTCCCCGTACGGCTCGACGGCTCCCTGGTGGTCGTGAGCGGCTGCGAGACCGGGGGCCAGCAATACCGCAGGGGCAACGAGCTGATCGGCCTCACCCGGGCACTGCTGCATGCCGGGGCCAGGGCGGTGATCGTCAGCCAGTGGTCGGTCGACGACGTCTCCACCGCATTGCTGATGGCCGGCTTCTACCGGGAGCTCGGGCGGGGCCGCCCCGTCGGGGCGGCTCTGTCCGCGGCACGGAGCGGTGTGCGCAGGATGAGCTTCCGCGACGCCGTCGCGCAGTGCGAGCGGCTCCGGAACCTGCCGGAGAACCAGCCGATCGCCGTTCGGCTGGGGCACGACCTCGCCCAACTGCGACTGCGGGCCGGTGACACGGCAGAGGCCTTGAAGGAGATCGCCAGGCTGCTGCCGGACACCGGTCAGGGCACCGAGGAACACCGTGCCCTGACCGACTTGAAGCGGCAGGTCCGGTTCCAGCACGGCCGGCTGAGCTCCGACTACTCCCTGCCCGCCTTCGCTTCCCCGTTCTTCTGGGCCCCGTTCACCCTGGTAGGAGATTGGCGATGA
- a CDS encoding NUDIX hydrolase — protein MPEKITKEKVLVYVVREGRLLVFHHTDYSYEEVGIQVPAGSVRPGETPEAAALREAREETGLSDFKIVRKLGETEYDISPYRFEIQHRHVFHLELTEPTPERWMSREDHDGEQEPTHFECFWIPLEAAHILQSGQGALLGRLSD, from the coding sequence GTGCCCGAGAAGATCACGAAGGAAAAGGTCCTCGTCTACGTCGTCCGCGAGGGGCGCCTGCTGGTGTTCCACCACACCGACTACTCCTACGAGGAGGTCGGCATCCAGGTCCCCGCGGGCAGCGTCCGCCCCGGTGAGACCCCGGAGGCCGCCGCTCTGCGCGAAGCCCGAGAGGAGACCGGCCTGTCGGACTTCAAGATCGTCCGCAAGCTCGGCGAGACCGAGTACGACATCAGCCCGTACCGGTTCGAGATCCAGCACCGGCACGTCTTCCACCTGGAGCTCACCGAGCCGACCCCGGAACGTTGGATGAGCCGGGAGGACCACGACGGCGAGCAGGAGCCGACTCACTTCGAGTGCTTCTGGATCCCGCTGGAGGCCGCGCACATTCTCCAGTCCGGCCAGGGCGCGCTGCTGGGCCGCCTGTCCGACTAG